Proteins encoded in a region of the Pseudomonas shahriarae genome:
- a CDS encoding MFS transporter has protein sequence MDNSNTLPLGSAAAPAQARTTSSRIKSIFSGSVGNMVEWYDWYVYAAFSLYFAKAFFPKGDTTAQLLNTAAIFAVGFLMRPIGGWLMGLYADRAGRKAALMASVLLMCFGSLIIALSPGYETIGVGAPILLVFARLLQGLSVGGEYGTSATYLSEMATKERRGFFSSFQYVTLISGQLIALAVLIVLQQILTTEELYSWGWRIPFAIGALCAVVALYLRRGMEETESFTKKEKAKESAMRTLMRHPKELMTVVGLTMGGTLAFYTYTTYMQKYLVNTVGMSISDSTTISAATLFLFMCLQPIVGGLSDKVGRRPILIAFGILGTLFTVPILTTLHTVQTWWGAFFLIMAALIIVSGYTSINAVVKAELFPTEIRALGVGLPYALTVSIFGGTAEYIALWFKSIGMETGYYWYVTACIAVSLLVYITMKDTRKHSRITTD, from the coding sequence ATGGATAACTCCAATACCCTGCCTCTGGGGTCGGCGGCTGCGCCGGCGCAAGCACGCACCACCTCCAGCCGCATCAAGTCGATCTTCAGCGGATCGGTCGGCAATATGGTCGAGTGGTACGACTGGTACGTCTACGCTGCTTTCTCGCTGTACTTCGCCAAGGCCTTCTTCCCTAAAGGCGACACCACCGCCCAACTGCTCAACACCGCCGCGATCTTCGCCGTGGGCTTTTTGATGCGCCCGATTGGCGGCTGGCTGATGGGCCTCTACGCCGACCGCGCAGGCCGTAAAGCCGCATTGATGGCGTCGGTGCTGCTGATGTGCTTCGGCTCGCTGATCATCGCCCTGAGCCCCGGTTATGAAACCATCGGTGTCGGCGCGCCGATCCTGCTGGTGTTCGCCCGCTTGCTGCAAGGCCTGTCGGTCGGTGGCGAATACGGCACCTCGGCCACCTACCTGAGTGAAATGGCGACCAAGGAACGTCGCGGTTTCTTCTCCAGCTTCCAGTACGTGACCCTGATCTCCGGCCAGCTCATCGCGCTGGCGGTGCTGATCGTGCTGCAACAGATCCTCACCACCGAAGAGCTGTATTCCTGGGGCTGGCGTATCCCGTTTGCCATCGGCGCACTGTGCGCAGTCGTAGCCCTGTACCTGCGACGCGGCATGGAAGAAACCGAGTCGTTCACCAAGAAGGAAAAAGCCAAGGAAAGCGCAATGCGCACCTTGATGCGCCACCCCAAGGAACTGATGACCGTGGTCGGCCTGACCATGGGCGGCACCCTGGCCTTCTACACCTACACCACCTACATGCAGAAGTACCTGGTGAACACTGTCGGCATGAGCATTTCCGACTCCACCACCATTTCTGCGGCCACGCTGTTCCTGTTCATGTGCCTGCAACCGATTGTCGGCGGCCTGTCGGACAAGGTCGGTCGCCGGCCGATCCTGATCGCCTTCGGCATCCTCGGCACCCTGTTCACCGTGCCGATCCTCACCACCCTGCACACCGTCCAGACCTGGTGGGGCGCGTTCTTCCTGATCATGGCGGCGCTGATCATCGTCAGCGGCTACACCTCGATCAACGCCGTGGTGAAGGCCGAGCTGTTCCCTACCGAAATCCGTGCACTGGGTGTCGGCCTGCCTTACGCACTGACCGTGTCGATCTTCGGCGGTACCGCTGAATACATCGCCCTGTGGTTCAAGAGCATCGGCATGGAAACCGGCTACTACTGGTACGTCACCGCGTGTATTGCCGTGTCGCTGCTGGTCTACATCACCATGAAAGACACCCGCAAGCATTCGCGGATCACCACGGACTAA
- a CDS encoding flavin reductase family protein: MPDDIHFYEPANGHGLPHDPFNAIVGPRPIGWISSQDREGRLNLAPYSFFNAFNYIPPIIGFSSVGRKDSLNNIEQTGEFVWNLATRPLAEQMNQSCAAVSPEVNEFELAGLTPVASKVIAVPRVGESPVSFECKVTQIIQLQRADKELVPSWLVLGEVVAVHIAKWLLKDGVYDTAAAEPILRGGGPADYFQLGPEALFKMYRPGATKP, translated from the coding sequence ATGCCTGACGATATCCATTTCTACGAACCCGCCAACGGCCACGGCCTGCCCCATGACCCGTTCAACGCCATCGTCGGCCCACGCCCGATTGGCTGGATTTCGTCCCAGGACCGCGAAGGCCGCCTGAACCTGGCGCCCTACAGTTTTTTCAATGCCTTCAACTACATCCCGCCGATCATTGGTTTTTCCAGCGTCGGGCGTAAAGACAGCCTGAATAACATCGAACAGACCGGCGAATTTGTCTGGAACCTGGCCACGCGCCCGCTGGCCGAGCAGATGAACCAGAGCTGCGCCGCCGTGTCACCAGAGGTCAACGAGTTTGAATTGGCCGGGCTGACGCCAGTGGCCTCCAAAGTGATCGCTGTGCCGCGGGTCGGCGAAAGCCCGGTGTCGTTCGAGTGCAAGGTCACGCAGATCATTCAGCTACAGCGGGCCGACAAGGAACTGGTGCCCAGCTGGCTGGTGCTTGGCGAAGTGGTCGCGGTGCATATCGCCAAATGGTTGCTCAAGGATGGGGTGTACGACACTGCGGCGGCCGAGCCGATTCTGCGGGGCGGCGGCCCGGCGGATTATTTCCAGCTGGGGCCGGAAGCGCTGTTCAAGATGTACCGCCCAGGGGCTACCAAACCCTGA
- a CDS encoding antibiotic biosynthesis monooxygenase family protein → MSTPIPASHLAFIRARSGCSTELGARLSSLIEPGRQAQGCLQFSLQHSQVDPDVWLVSGFWSSEQAMSAYFSSPALVLFTELLNDRVVRSMDFQTFTDACADKAYGEYLQLAG, encoded by the coding sequence ATGTCCACCCCCATTCCCGCGAGCCATCTGGCCTTCATCCGCGCCCGCAGCGGGTGCAGCACCGAACTGGGTGCACGCTTGAGCAGTTTGATCGAACCGGGCCGTCAGGCTCAGGGTTGCCTGCAATTCTCGTTGCAGCATTCCCAGGTTGACCCCGATGTCTGGTTGGTTTCAGGTTTCTGGAGCAGCGAACAGGCCATGAGTGCCTACTTCAGCTCGCCGGCGCTGGTGCTGTTTACCGAGTTGTTGAACGACAGGGTCGTGCGCAGCATGGACTTCCAGACCTTCACTGACGCCTGCGCCGACAAGGCTTATGGCGAGTACCTGCAACTGGCCGGTTAG
- a CDS encoding AraC family transcriptional regulator has protein sequence MSSPEQQSIPLDAEMEKQRAELASIVHRHTWEDGSYGTAITSLYLNRHNTPRDFMPVLVEPALCILANGSKEVRLADEIFAYDPLNYLVFSVAMPVAGRVIDATVEDPNLSVRINIDPAQLTALIAEAGPMGVPTRPTARGMYVDRIDTQLLDAVLRLARLLDTPKDIAMLAPLINREILYRLLRGPQGYRLYEIAVANSQSHRVSRAITWLNGNYEQPLRIDDLAKEVNLSVSTLHHRFKAITAMSPLQYQKQLRLQEARRLMIAEGLEASAAGYRVGYESPSQFSREYSRLFGAPPLRDLARLRQSL, from the coding sequence ATGTCGTCGCCCGAACAGCAGTCCATTCCCCTCGATGCCGAGATGGAAAAACAGCGCGCCGAACTGGCCAGCATTGTGCACCGGCACACCTGGGAGGACGGTTCCTACGGCACCGCGATCACTTCGCTCTACCTGAACCGCCACAATACGCCGCGCGACTTCATGCCGGTGCTGGTTGAACCTGCCCTGTGCATCCTCGCCAACGGCAGCAAGGAAGTGCGCCTGGCCGACGAAATCTTTGCCTACGACCCCCTCAACTACCTGGTGTTCTCGGTCGCGATGCCGGTGGCCGGGCGAGTCATCGACGCCACGGTCGAAGACCCCAACCTGTCGGTGCGCATCAATATCGACCCGGCGCAACTGACCGCCCTGATTGCCGAAGCCGGCCCGATGGGGGTGCCCACGCGCCCGACCGCGCGCGGTATGTATGTCGACCGGATCGACACCCAGTTGCTCGACGCCGTATTGCGCCTGGCACGCCTGCTGGATACGCCCAAAGATATCGCGATGTTGGCGCCGTTGATCAATCGCGAAATCCTCTACCGCTTGCTGCGTGGGCCACAGGGCTATCGCCTGTACGAAATTGCCGTGGCCAATAGCCAGAGCCATCGGGTCAGCCGCGCAATCACCTGGCTGAACGGCAACTACGAACAACCGCTACGCATTGATGACCTGGCCAAGGAAGTGAATCTCAGCGTGTCGACCCTGCACCACCGCTTCAAGGCCATCACGGCCATGAGTCCGTTGCAGTACCAGAAGCAACTGCGCTTGCAGGAAGCGCGGCGCCTGATGATCGCCGAAGGCCTGGAAGCCTCGGCGGCGGGGTATCGGGTGGGGTATGAGAGCCCGTCGCAGTTCAGCCGGGAATACAGCCGATTGTTTGGGGCGCCGCCGCTTAGAGATTTGGCCAGGTTGCGCCAGAGCCTCTGA
- a CDS encoding ATP-binding protein encodes MPTERRRIPVPRSLLGRMLLLTLLAVLFAQALSSVIWVSQLRATQLEGLVTSARSLAHSMTASVSYFRSLPVAYRPLVLDQLRSMGGTRFVVTLNDKPLDMQILPQTPRKQAVLGAVDEVLRQTLGGDVHFSVEFVSAEDLRIFNAGLKLDELPRSWAHYALTLEPVNPPVLVTQIELGAGEWLYIASLLPEPYTSLEEQGLPSQQVWFIVLTSGFLLLFIGLLVHWQSRPLKRLARAARDLSLGADVEPVAEGGGSEVVEVGRAFNAMRERISRYLTERSQLFSAISHDLRTPITRLRLRVELLEDEKLQAKFGRDLDELELLVKGALQCVKDTDIHENIEPVDLNHVLDCLVEPYLAPNGNGRVTQHGRALTAYPGKPLALKRCIGNLIDNALKYGQNAHLRIEDDGAQFILHVDDEGPGVPEQRLEQVFEPHFRLAGQQQGYGLGLGIARNIAHSHGGEVSLQNLREGGLRVTLQLPRTPD; translated from the coding sequence ATGCCCACTGAGCGCCGGCGCATTCCGGTCCCGCGTTCCTTGTTGGGGCGCATGCTGCTGCTGACCCTGTTGGCGGTGCTGTTTGCCCAGGCTTTATCCAGCGTGATCTGGGTCTCGCAGCTGCGCGCCACCCAGCTTGAGGGCCTGGTCACCAGCGCCCGCAGCCTGGCCCATTCGATGACCGCCAGCGTCAGTTATTTCCGTTCCCTGCCGGTGGCTTATCGCCCGCTGGTGCTCGACCAGTTGCGCAGCATGGGCGGCACGCGCTTTGTGGTGACGCTCAACGACAAACCGCTGGATATGCAGATCTTGCCGCAAACCCCGCGCAAACAGGCGGTGCTCGGCGCGGTGGACGAAGTGCTGCGCCAGACCCTGGGCGGTGACGTGCATTTTTCGGTGGAGTTTGTCAGTGCAGAAGACCTGCGCATCTTCAATGCCGGCCTGAAACTCGATGAGCTGCCACGTTCCTGGGCGCATTACGCGCTGACCCTGGAGCCGGTCAACCCGCCGGTACTGGTGACGCAGATCGAGTTGGGCGCCGGCGAATGGCTGTATATCGCCTCGTTGCTGCCCGAGCCCTACACCAGCCTCGAAGAACAGGGTCTGCCGTCCCAGCAAGTGTGGTTTATCGTGCTGACCAGCGGCTTTCTGTTGCTGTTTATCGGCTTGCTGGTGCACTGGCAAAGCCGGCCGCTCAAGCGCCTGGCGCGGGCGGCGCGGGACCTGTCCCTGGGCGCCGACGTGGAGCCGGTGGCCGAAGGCGGCGGCAGCGAAGTGGTGGAGGTAGGCCGCGCGTTCAATGCCATGCGCGAGCGGATCAGCCGCTACCTGACCGAACGCAGCCAGTTGTTCAGCGCAATTTCCCACGACTTGCGCACACCAATCACACGCCTGCGGCTGCGGGTGGAACTGCTGGAAGACGAAAAGCTGCAAGCCAAGTTCGGCCGTGACCTGGATGAGCTGGAACTGCTGGTCAAGGGCGCGTTGCAGTGCGTCAAGGACACTGACATCCACGAGAACATCGAGCCAGTGGACCTCAACCATGTGCTCGACTGCCTGGTGGAGCCGTATCTGGCGCCCAACGGCAATGGCCGGGTGACCCAGCACGGCCGGGCGTTGACGGCCTATCCGGGCAAGCCGCTGGCGCTCAAGCGCTGCATTGGCAACCTGATCGACAACGCCTTGAAGTACGGGCAGAACGCCCATCTGCGTATCGAGGACGATGGTGCGCAGTTCATCCTGCATGTGGATGACGAGGGGCCCGGTGTGCCGGAGCAGCGTCTGGAGCAGGTCTTCGAACCGCACTTTCGCCTGGCCGGGCAGCAGCAGGGCTATGGCCTGGGGCTGGGGATTGCACGCAATATCGCCCATAGCCATGGCGGCGAAGTGAGTTTGCAGAATTTGCGCGAAGGTGGCCTGCGGGTGACCTTGCAACTGCCCCGCACCCCGGACTAA
- a CDS encoding response regulator, with product MSVISKSILLVDDDEEIRELLQTYLSRAGFQVRGVPNGAGFRQAMDEAPCDLVILDVMLPDEDGFSLCRWVRQHPRQAQVPIIMLTASSDEADRVIGLELGADDYIGKPFSPRELQARIKALLRRCQFGQERSGGDVLVFDEWRLDMISHRLFHVDGEEVILSGADFALLKLFLDHPQQILDRDTIGNATRGRDLMPLDRIVDMAVSRLRQRLRDTEKPPRLIRTVRGSGYQLAASVVASNAH from the coding sequence GTGAGCGTAATCAGTAAATCCATTCTTCTCGTCGATGACGACGAGGAAATCCGCGAGTTGCTGCAAACCTACCTCAGTCGCGCCGGCTTCCAGGTGCGGGGCGTGCCCAATGGCGCAGGGTTTCGCCAAGCCATGGACGAAGCCCCGTGCGACCTGGTGATCCTCGACGTCATGCTGCCCGACGAAGACGGCTTCAGCCTCTGCCGCTGGGTACGTCAGCACCCGCGCCAGGCCCAGGTGCCGATCATCATGCTCACCGCCAGTTCCGACGAGGCCGACCGGGTCATCGGCCTGGAGCTGGGCGCCGACGATTACATCGGTAAACCCTTCAGCCCCCGTGAGCTGCAGGCACGCATCAAGGCCCTGTTGCGCCGCTGCCAGTTTGGCCAGGAGCGCAGCGGTGGCGATGTGCTGGTGTTTGATGAGTGGCGGCTGGACATGATCAGCCATCGCTTGTTTCACGTTGATGGCGAGGAAGTCATCCTCTCCGGTGCCGACTTTGCCCTGCTCAAACTGTTCCTCGATCACCCGCAGCAAATCCTTGATCGCGACACCATTGGCAATGCCACCCGTGGCCGTGACCTGATGCCCCTGGACCGCATTGTCGACATGGCCGTCAGCCGCCTGCGACAACGCCTGCGCGACACCGAGAAGCCGCCACGGCTGATCCGCACCGTGCGCGGCAGCGGTTACCAACTGGCGGCCAGTGTGGTTGCCAGCAATGCCCACTGA
- a CDS encoding glucokinase gives MKLALVGDIGGTNARFALWRDQALHSIRVLATADHASPEEAIKVYLAEEGLAPGSIGAVCLSVAGPVSGDEFKFTNNHWRLSKTAFCKALQVDELLLVNDFSAMALGMTRLQPDEYRVVCAGTPEPWRPAVVIGPGTGLGVGTLLDLGAGRWAALPGEGGHVDLPLSSPRETQLWQHIYNEIGHVSAETALSGSGLPRLYRAICAVDGHPAVLETPEAITAAGLAGDPVAMEVLDQFSIWLGRVAGNNVLTTGARGGVYIVGGVIPRFAEFFINSGFAKSFADKGCMSDYFKGIPVWLVTAPYSGLTGAGVALEQAFA, from the coding sequence GTGAAACTTGCGCTGGTTGGTGACATCGGCGGTACCAACGCCCGGTTTGCGTTATGGCGGGACCAGGCACTGCATTCGATCCGGGTGCTGGCCACGGCGGATCACGCCAGCCCTGAAGAGGCGATCAAGGTCTACCTCGCCGAGGAAGGCCTGGCGCCGGGTTCCATCGGCGCGGTGTGCCTGTCGGTGGCCGGGCCGGTAAGTGGTGATGAGTTCAAGTTCACCAACAACCATTGGCGCCTGAGCAAGACCGCGTTCTGCAAGGCCCTGCAAGTGGACGAGCTGCTGCTGGTCAATGACTTCTCGGCCATGGCCCTGGGCATGACCCGCCTGCAACCCGATGAGTACCGCGTGGTCTGCGCCGGCACCCCGGAGCCGTGGCGCCCGGCCGTGGTGATCGGCCCAGGCACAGGGCTGGGCGTGGGCACCTTGCTGGACCTGGGCGCCGGCCGCTGGGCCGCGTTGCCGGGTGAGGGCGGGCATGTCGACCTGCCCCTGAGCAGCCCACGGGAAACCCAGTTGTGGCAACACATCTACAACGAGATCGGGCATGTCAGCGCCGAGACCGCCCTGAGCGGTAGCGGTCTGCCACGCCTGTACCGGGCGATCTGCGCGGTGGACGGCCATCCGGCGGTATTGGAAACCCCGGAGGCGATTACTGCGGCAGGGTTGGCTGGCGATCCGGTGGCGATGGAGGTCCTCGACCAGTTCAGCATCTGGCTGGGCCGCGTGGCCGGCAATAACGTGCTGACCACCGGCGCCCGGGGTGGGGTGTATATCGTGGGCGGGGTGATCCCGCGGTTTGCCGAGTTCTTTATCAACAGTGGCTTTGCCAAGAGCTTTGCGGACAAAGGTTGCATGAGCGACTACTTCAAAGGGATCCCGGTGTGGTTGGTGACGGCGCCGTATTCCGGGTTGACCGGGGCGGGTGTGGCGTTGGAGCAGGCATTTGCGTAG
- the edd gene encoding phosphogluconate dehydratase, translated as MHPRVLEVTERLIARSRATREAYLALIRGAASDGPMRGKLQCANFAHGVAGCGTEDKNSLRMMNAANVAIVSSYNDMLSAHQPYEHFPEQIKKALREVGSVGQFAGGTPAMCDGVTQGEPGMELSLLSREVIAMSTAVALSHNMFDAALMLGICDKIVPGLMMGALRYGHLPMIFVPGGPMPSGISNKQKADVRQRYAEGKASREELLESEMKSYHSPGTCTFYGTANTNQLLMEVMGLHLPGASFVNPYTPLRDALTREAAHQVTRLTKANGNFTPIGEIVDEKSLVNSIVALNATGGSTNHTLHMPAIAMAAGIILTWQDMADLSEVVPTLSHVYPNGKADINHFQAAGGMSFLIRELLEAGLLHEDVNTVAGHGLSRYTQEPFLVDGELVWREGPIESLDESILRPVARAFSPEGGLRVMEGNLGRGVMKVSAVALEHQIVEAPAVVFQDQQDLADAFKAGQLEKDFVAVMRFQGPRSNGMPELHKMTPFLGVLQDRGFKVALVTDGRMSGASGKIPAAIHVSPEAQCGGALARVKDGDIIRVDGVKGTLELKVDAEEFAARAPATGLLGNNVGAGRELFAFMRLAASSAEQGASAFTSALETLK; from the coding sequence ATGCATCCCCGCGTACTTGAGGTCACCGAACGCCTTATCGCCCGCAGCCGGGCAACCCGTGAGGCGTACCTTGCGCTGATTCGCGGCGCGGCCAGCGACGGGCCGATGCGCGGCAAGCTGCAATGCGCCAACTTTGCCCACGGCGTGGCCGGGTGCGGCACTGAAGATAAAAACAGCCTGCGGATGATGAATGCCGCCAACGTGGCAATTGTTTCGTCATATAACGACATGCTCTCGGCGCACCAGCCGTACGAACATTTCCCGGAACAGATCAAAAAAGCCCTGCGCGAAGTCGGCTCGGTCGGCCAGTTCGCCGGCGGCACCCCGGCCATGTGCGACGGTGTGACCCAGGGCGAGCCGGGCATGGAGCTGAGCCTGCTCAGCCGCGAAGTGATTGCCATGTCCACGGCGGTAGCGCTGTCCCACAACATGTTCGACGCCGCGCTGATGCTGGGGATCTGCGACAAGATCGTCCCGGGCCTGATGATGGGTGCCCTGCGTTATGGCCATCTGCCGATGATCTTCGTGCCCGGCGGGCCGATGCCCTCGGGGATCTCCAACAAACAGAAGGCCGATGTGCGCCAGCGCTATGCCGAAGGCAAGGCCAGCCGCGAAGAGCTGCTGGAATCGGAGATGAAGTCCTACCACAGCCCCGGCACCTGCACCTTCTACGGCACCGCCAACACCAACCAGTTGCTGATGGAAGTGATGGGCCTGCACTTACCCGGCGCTTCGTTCGTCAACCCGTACACACCGCTGCGCGATGCACTGACCCGCGAGGCTGCGCACCAGGTCACGCGCCTGACCAAGGCCAATGGCAACTTCACACCGATCGGCGAGATCGTCGACGAAAAATCCCTGGTCAACTCCATCGTCGCTCTCAACGCCACCGGCGGCTCGACCAACCACACCCTGCATATGCCGGCCATCGCCATGGCCGCGGGCATCATCCTCACCTGGCAGGACATGGCCGACCTCTCGGAAGTGGTGCCGACCCTGTCCCACGTCTACCCGAACGGTAAAGCTGATATCAACCACTTCCAGGCGGCGGGCGGCATGTCGTTCCTGATCCGCGAGTTGCTGGAAGCCGGCCTGCTCCACGAAGACGTCAACACCGTGGCCGGCCATGGCCTGAGCCGCTACACCCAGGAGCCATTCCTGGTGGATGGCGAACTGGTCTGGCGTGAAGGCCCGATCGAAAGCCTCGACGAAAGCATCCTGCGCCCGGTGGCCCGTGCCTTCTCCCCGGAGGGTGGCTTGCGAGTGATGGAAGGCAACCTCGGCCGTGGGGTGATGAAAGTCTCGGCCGTGGCCCTCGAGCATCAAATCGTCGAAGCGCCGGCCGTGGTGTTCCAGGACCAGCAGGACCTGGCGGACGCGTTCAAGGCCGGCCAGTTGGAGAAGGATTTTGTCGCGGTGATGCGCTTCCAGGGCCCGCGCTCCAATGGCATGCCGGAATTGCACAAGATGACGCCGTTCCTTGGCGTGTTGCAGGACCGTGGTTTCAAAGTCGCATTGGTGACAGACGGGCGCATGTCCGGCGCCTCGGGTAAGATTCCCGCCGCGATTCACGTCAGCCCCGAAGCCCAGTGCGGTGGGGCGCTGGCGCGGGTCAAGGATGGCGATATCATTCGCGTCGATGGCGTCAAAGGCACCCTCGAGCTTAAGGTGGACGCCGAAGAATTTGCAGCGCGCGCGCCTGCCACGGGCCTGTTGGGCAATAACGTGGGGGCCGGTCGCGAGCTGTTTGCATTTATGCGCCTGGCCGCAAGCTCCGCAGAGCAGGGCGCCAGCGCCTTTACCTCTGCCCTGGAGACACTTAAGTGA